DNA from Hyalangium minutum:
TGTGCGCCACCTCCGGCTCGCCGATGGCCAGCGAGACGAAGGCCGCCTCGAACTGGCTCGGCGGCAGGTAGACGCCCTCGTGCAGCATGGCGTGGAAGAACTTGGAGAAGCGTGCCGTGTCCGCCTTCTTCGCGCTGGCGTAGTCGTACACCGGGCTGTCCGTGAAGAAGACGGTGAACATGCTGCCCACGCGGTTGAGGGTGACAGGCACCCCGGCCGCCTTCGCCTCGGCCACGAACCCCTCCTCCAACATGGCGCTGATCTGCTCCAGCCGCTTGTAGGTGCCCGGCGCCGCCAGCGCCTTGAGGCACGCCAGACCCGCAGCCACCGCCACCGGGTTCCCCGACAGCGTGCCGGACTGGTACACGGGGCCCTCGGGCGCGATCTTCGCCATGATGTCGCGTCGCCCGCCGTACGCGCCCAGCGGCATGCCGCCGCCCGCCACCTTCGCGAACGTCGAGAGGTCCGGCTTCAGCCCGTACAGCTCCTGCGCCCCTCCGCGCGCGAGCCGGAAGCCCGTCATCACCTCGTCCAGCACCAGCAGCACGCCGTGCTTGCGGCACAGCTCCTGGAGGTCCTTCAGGTAGTTCAGCTTGGGGATGAGCACGCCCATGTTGCCCACCACCGGCTCGATGATGGCGCAGGCGATCTCCTTGCCCTTCTCCGCGAAGATGCGCTCCACCGCCGCCAGGTCATTGAAGGGCGCGGTGAGGGTGAGCTTCGCCAGCGCGGACGGCACGCCCGGCGAGTCCGGCAGCCCCAGCGTCTCCACACCGCTGCCCGCCTTCACCAGGAACGGATCGCCCGCGCCGTGGAAGCAGCCCTCGAACTTGAGGATGAAGTCGCGGCCGGTAAAGCCGCGCGCCAGGCGAATGGCCGCCACGGTGGCCTCGGTGCCGCTGGAGACCAGGCGCACCTTCTCCACGCTGGGCACGGTGGCGCAGATGAGCTCCGCCAGTTCCACCTCGCCCGGAGAGGGGGCGCCATAGGAGGTGCCACGGCGGGCCGCATCGATGATCGCCTCCACCACGGGCGGGTAGGCGTGCCCCAGGATGAGCGGACCCCAGCTGCCCACGAGATCCACATAGCGGTTGCCATCCACATCCGTCATCCACGCGCCCTGGGCCTCGCGGAAGAAGACGGGGTCGCCTCCCACGCCTCGGAAGGCGCGCACGGGCGAGTTCACTCCGCCGGGGATGCGCTCCTGCGCGCGGGTAAAGAGAGCCTTGCTCTGGGAGTGGTTCATGTCGCGCTGCATACCACACGCGAAGGAACCGGAAGAAATGCCAGTGCTTCGTCAAGAGGCGGCTGTAACTCTTCCCGTTGAGTTGCCCTGTGGACGCACCCAAACGTCCGCTTCTCCTCACATTCGAAGATGGCGCGCCGCTTGCTCTCTGCTCCTCAGAACCTTCTTCATGCTGCGTCCCATCCACAGAGTCGCGGGGTCCTACCGCGTCACCTTCTCGCCCGAAGCATGGAGGTTGATCGGCAGCATGCCGTCCGCGACCTTCCAGAGCCTGCAACGTGCGCTGGAGCGCATCGCGTACGCACCCGGCCGCGCAGCCGCGGAGGCCTCTCTGAGTGCGACCCTGGACGGCCTCACCGTCATCTATGAGCTGAATGACGCGGAGCGGAGCCTCACGGTGGTGAACATCCTGCGGACAGGGCACTGATGCCCTTCAGGACATCTCCGTTGTCCGAGCCCCCGGGTTCGACGGATGATACCTCCACATGCAGCTGGGAGATCTCATAGCCGGGCGCTTCGAGCTCAAGAGGCGTGCAGGGACCGGCGGAATGGGCGAGGTCTTCCAGGCGCTCGACGCGGAGACGGGCCGCCTCGTCGCAATCAAGGTCCTCCACGACGCCAACGATCGCGACCGGTTCGAGCAGGAGGCCCGCGCGCTCAGTGAGCTCTACCACCCGGCCATCGTCCGCCCCGTGGCCTATGGGGCGACTTCGGGGGGCGCTCCTTACCTCGCCATGGAGTGGCTGGAGGGGGAAGACCTCGCCTCGCTCTTGCGGCGGCGGCGGCTCGGCGCGGACGAAGCCATCCGGCTCACGTGCCGCATCGCCAGCGCGCTCGGAGAGGCGCACAGCCGAGGGCTGATCCACCGGGACATCAAACCCGCCAACCTCTTCATCGAGCGCGACGACGTGAGCCAGGCGCGGCTGCTGGACTTCGGCATCGCCCGGTTCCAGGGGCAGGCGCGGCTGACGCGGACGAACGCCCCCCTGGGGACACCCGGCTACATGGCTCCCGAGCAGGCCCGGGGCGATCCGGAGCTGACGCCCGCGATGGACATCTTCTCGCTCGGCTGCGTGCTCTTCGAGGTGCTCGCGGGCAGGCCCGCCTTCGAGGGCCAGCACATGATGGCCATCCTGGCCAAGCTCATCTTCATGGAGGCGCCTCCGCTCGAGGCCTCGCGCCCCGACCTTGCCCCCGAGCTCGCCTCGCTCGTGGCGAGGATGCTCGCGAAGGAGCCCGCCTCGCGCCCTCAGGATGGCATGGCGCTGCTCGTGGAGCTCACGGCGCTCGAAGCGCTGCTGGCCCCTGGCATGGCTCAGGAGCGGACGCCGGTCCCGGTGCCGCCCCCGGGCTCTCTCACCGAGCACGAGCAGCGCATGGTCTCGGTGGTGATGATGGGCCCTGGCAAGCCGGGAGGGCAGGACGCGGAGGCCTGGACTCTCCCCCCCGAGGTGTGGCGCATCGCCCAGGAGGCAGGCGGCAACCAGGAGCGCCTCGCGGACGGCTCCATCACCGTGACGTTTGGCGGCCCAGGCATCGTCAAGGATCAGGTGACGCTCGCCTCGCGGTTCGCGCTCGCGCTGCGCGGGCACGACCCGGAGGTACCCATCGCGCTCGCCACGGGCCGGGGGGCCACACGCAAGGACTCGGCCCTCGGCGAGGCCCTCGAGCGGGCGGCTCAGCGTATTGCCCTGCATGACGCCCACGGCCCGGGCCCGTTCCCCGTGGCCATCGACAGCACGACCGCGGCGCTGCTGGATCCGCGCTTCGAGTGGAGGGAGGGCACGCAGGGGCCGGAGCTCTGGGGCGAGCGGGATCAGCCTGGAACGGCGAGGACGCTGCTCGGAAAGCCCACGCCCTATGTGGGCCGGGACATCGAACTGCGGATGTTCGAGCAGGCCTTCGACACCTGCGTGGAGGAGCCCTCGGCGCAGGTGTTCCTCGTCACGGCCCCAGCGGGGATGGGGAAGTCCCGCTTGGCTCGCGAGTTCATCAACTTCATCCGAGGACGGGCTCCAGAGGCCGCCATCTGGCAGGGACGGGCGGACTCCTCGCGCGCGGGCTCTTCGCTGCACCTGCTCGGCCACGCGCTGCGGGGCGCGCTCGGGCTCCACGGCAGCACCTCCCTGGAGGTCCAGCGGGAGAAGCTGCGAGCCCGCTTCGGCGGGCCCCAGGCCCCCCCGGACACGCTGCGGCTGTGTGAGTTCCTCGGAGAGCTGGTGGGCGTGCCCTTCCTGGAGCCGAGCAGCCCTCAGCTCGCCGCCGCGAGGCAGGATCCCCAGCTCATGGCCGAGCAGCTCCAGCGCACCTTCGAGGAGTTCCTGCTGGCCGAGTGCGCGACGCGCCCCGTGGTGCTCATCTTCGATGATCTGCACTGGGGAGATGCCGCGAGCTTGCGCTTCGTGGATCAGGCGCTGCAGCAGGCCCGGCTCCGGCCCGTGTTCGTGCTGGGCCTGGCGAGGCCGGAGGTCCACTCGCGCTTCCCCCGGCTCTGGAGCAGGCACAGCCCTCAGGAGATCCGCCTGCGCTCCCTGTCGGCCCGGGCGAGCCAGCGGCTGGTCCGGTCTGTCCTGGGCGAAGCGCTCACAGAGCCGGAGCTCGAACGGCTGGTGGCCCGATCCGAGGGCAACGCCTTCTACCTGGAGGAACTGATCCGCGCGGTGGCCGAGGGTCAGAGTGCACTGCCGGACACGGTGGTGGGCATGGTGCAGTCGCGGCTCGCGGCGCTCGAGCCCGATGCGCGGCGGGTGCTCCGGGCCGCGAGCGTCTATGGTGAGGTCTTCTGGAGGAGCGCCACCGTGGCCCTGCTGGGGGGCATGCGCACGAACCAGGCCCTGGACTGGCTCCTGCTGCTGGTTCAGCGTGAGGTGCTCGTGCGCCGCCCGGAGAGCCGCTTCCCCGGTGAGGAGGAGTTCTCCTTCCGGCACGCCCTGCTGCGGGAGGGAGCCTATGCGCTGCTGACCGAGGAGGATCGCGTGCTGGGGCACCGCCTCGCGGGCGAGTGGCTGGAGCAGCATGGCGAGGGCGACGCGCTGGCGCTCGCGGAGCACTTCGAGAAGGGCAAGGAGCTGGAGCGTGCCGCCTGGCTCTATGTGCGGGCCGTAGATCGCGCCGCCGAGGCCGATGACTCCGAGGCCATCCTGTTCTGCACGGAGCGAGGCCTTCACTGCTGCAACTCCCACGGCGAGCAACGGGGTGCCTTGCTGAGCCTGAAGGCCAGTGTGCACGTGGCGCGGGCGCAGTACACGGAGGCCATCGCGCTCAGCTCCGAGGCGCTGGACCTGCTGCCCGCGGGGAGCAGGCGTTGGTACATGACGTTCCACCACCTCCTTCCCGCCGTCGCCTTCACCCAGCCGGCGGCCTTCATGGACTGCGCACGGCGCTTCCTGGACGTGCCGCCCAACCCCGAGGCACGGGTCGAGTACATCCGGGCAGGCTCGTGGCTGTTCGCCATGCTCGAAGTCACCGGCGCCAAGGACATCGCCCACAGCCTGTACTTGCGGATCCAGCAGGAGAGCACCCACCTGGATCCGAATGACTCCAGCGCGTGGGCTTACGTCTGGGGGTGCAATGCCAGCCACTGGCACCTCGCGGAGAACGCCCCCTGGAGATGCATGCAGTCCAACGCGGAGGCCGTACACCGGTACGAGCGGTCCGAGCTCTGGCGGCAGCGGATCATCGTCGGCGCCCATCAGGGCAAGGCGCTCACGGACCTCGGGGACTCCGCTGGCGCCGAGGCCGTCCTGAGAGAGAACCTGCAGGTGGCCGAGCGGCGGGGCGAGGCAATGCCGCTTACCTACGCGCGGACTTACCTGGCGCGGAATCAGGCCATCGCCTTGCCAGTCGATCGGCTCGGTGAGGCGGAGGAGCTCGCACGTGCGGCAATCGCCGGAGAGAACCAGTCGCTGCTGGGCCCCGCCCATGGCGCGCTGGCCACCATCGCGCTCCGGCGCGGCGAGCTCGAGGCTGCCGAAGCCGAGGCTCGCACCGCCTGCGAGTGGGTGAAGCCCTTCCCGACCTATTCCTGGGATCTCGTCGCGCTCCGAGCCCGGATCCTGCTCTCGATGGGGCGTGTCCAGGAGGCGCTGTCTCTCAGCGAGGAGACGCTGCGGCAGTTCGAGCACATCGGGATGACGGGCCAGGGGGAGATTGACCTGCGACTGGCCGTCGCGGAGGCCCGCGAGGCCGCCGGCCAATCCGAGGCCGCACGGGAGATGCTCCAGCTCACCCTGCCCCGGCTCCGGGTGCGGATGGAGGACATTCCCAGCGCCGAGGCGCGTGCGCGCTACCTCACCCAGGTCCGGGCCCATGCGCGGCTGCTCGAGCTGGCGCGGGAAAAGCTGGGCCGCGAGGCCGTGCGCGCCGAGGGATTGGAAATCGCGGACTGAGCCGCAGAGAATCGGCGCCATGATTCGCACCACTCAGCGGCGGACCCTCACGCTGGAGGCGCCGGAGCAGCCCGGGCGCCCCGCACATGTCTCGGCGGCCAGCGGCCTCGTGGCGGTGGGCCCGTGGCTCTATGTCGTCGCGGATGATGCGCTCCACCTCGCCGTCTTCCCGCGTGAGGGCACAGCCCCCGGGAGAAGCGTCCGCCTCTTCCCGGGCGAGCTGCCCCTGGAGCACCGGGAGCGCAAGGCGGCCAAGCCGGACCTGGAGGCGCTCTGCCTGCTGGCGCCCTTCGAGGGCTGCCCTCATGGAGCGCTGCTGGCGATGCCCTCGGGCTCCACGGCGGAGCGGCAGCGCGGCGCGCTCCTTCCGCTGGCGGCAGATGGAACGCTGGCGGGCGGGGCGCGCCTGCTGGACTTCACGGCGCTGTACTCCCAGCTGGCGCGGGAGCTGGGGCCATTGAACGTGGAGGGTGCGGCGGTGTCGGGGGCCCGGCTGCGGCTGCTCCAGCGCGGCAACGGAGACCAGGGAACGGACGCGCTGGTGGACCTGGACCATGAGCGGATCATCCGCGCGCTGGTGACGGGACGGGACCCGGGCCCCGAGACGGTGCGAACCGTGAAGCGCTGGGAGCTGGGCCGAGCCGGTGGAGTGCGGCTGTCCTTCACCGACGCCTCGCCGCTGCCGGATGGGCGCATCATCTTCACCGCCGCCGCCGAGGACACGCGAGACACCTACGCCGATGGCCAGGTCACCGGCTCGGCGGTGGGAGTACTGGCGCCGGATGGCGCGCCGCTGTTCCTGGACGGGGTGGACGCGAAGGTAAAGCTGGAGGGCGTGAGCGCGCGCGTGGAGGGTGGACGCGTACACCTGCTGCTGGTCGCGGACGCGGATGATCCGGCCGTGCCGGCCCCCCTGCTGGAAGCGGTGCTGGAGGGCGTGCCCGCCTCCCTCCGCTGAAGGGGACGACGCAGTGTGTTAAACAAGGGGCATGCGCCTGGTCTCTCGCAGCCTCCTCCTCGTCCTCACGCTGTCCTCGGTCATCGCCTGCAAGAGTCAGAAGGAGGAGCCTCCCGCCCCTGCCAAGGCTCCCGCCGCCGCGGCCGCTGCCCCCGCCACGGAGAAGCTGCGCATCGGGCTGGTCCTCGGACTGGGCGGACGCGGGGATCAGTCCTTCAATGACTCGGCGTTGCGAGGCCTGGAGCTCTGGGCCGCGGGCGTGAAGTACGAGGGGAACACATATAAGGAGGCCTCGCCGGAGGAGCTCCGCGCCTCGCTCGCCCCGGAGCTGACGCGGCACGAGCCGCCCATCACCCCGCTGGGCATCACCCCCTCCATCCTGCAGAGCCGCGTCCAAGAGGACTATGAGCCCAACCTTCAGCTCATGGTGGATCAGGACCCGGCGCTGATCATCGGCGTGGGCTTCATGCTGGAGAACGCGGTGGAGGTGGTGGCCCAGCGCAACCCGGGCAAGCAGTTCCTCCTCGTCGACACCCCGCTGTTCAACGCGCAGAACGAGCCGTACACCCTGCCCAACGTGCGCACGGTGACGTACCGGGCCGAGGAGGGCTGCTACCTGGCGGGGGCGATGGCGGGGCTCGCCACGAAGGGGAACAAGATTGGCTTCGTGGGGGGCATGCAGATCCCCCTGGTGAAGCAGTACGAGGCGGGCTTCCGCGCGGGCGTGGCCGCCACCAATCCTCAGGCGACCGTGGTGTCCAACTACACGGGCAGCTTCACCAATTTCGCCCTCGGCAAGCAGGTGGGGCAGGACCTGGTGGCCAAGGGCATGGACGTCATCTTCGCGGCGGCCGGCGTGGACGGGCTCGGCGCCATCCAGGCCGTCAAGGAGGCGCGGGAGGCAGGCAAGTCCCTCTTCGTCATCGGCGTGGACTCGGACCAGTTCCACCTGGCTCCCCAGGCGATGCTCACCACGGTGCTGAAGCGGGTGGACTTGACGGTCTACGAGTCCGTGCGCGACCGGGTCCAGGGCCGCTTCCAGGGCGGCGCGCGGACGCTGGGCTTGAAGGAGGGAGGCATCGCGCTGGCTCCGGTGCGCCTGGACTTCCCGGGCAAAGAGGAGGCGCTGCGCAGAATCGAGGAGCTGAAGGCGAAGCTCATCGCCGGAGAGATCCGCATCCCCGCGGACCCCAGTGAGCTTCCGCCGGCAGGCAAGCCCGCTCCCTGAGGAGGGAGCCGCGCCTCAGTCGCCGTGGTCGCGCGCGGCCTCGTCGGCGCTGCCGCCCACGGCCTCCACCGAGTTGCGCGGAGGACGGGCGGGCGCCTTGCCGTGGTCGAAGGCGACGGCCTTCTGGCCCACGGCCTCGGGAGTAGTCTCGGTGATGCGCCGGCGGGCGCGGGAGATGTAGTCCTGCACCAGGTTGGGGTCCGGGTGCGTCTTGAGGGCCTCGACCCACAGCTCGATGGCCTTCTCGTTCTCACCCGCTTCGGCGCGGATCTTCCCCATCTCCACCAAGGCGTGTGGGGCCAGCTCCGAATCCGGGAAGCGCGAGCGCAGGTCCGCGTAGATGCGCGAGGCCTCCTGGCGCCGGCCCTCCATCATGTGGACAGCCTGGGCCTGGAGGAACACGGCGTCATCCACGAAGGCGCTGGTGGCGAAGCGCTCACCCAGCTTGCGGGCCTCCAGCTCGCACTGCGCGTAGTCGCCCAGCTCGAAGTAGAGCTTGGCCACCTGGTACTGGAGCTCGGCGCCCTGGGGCGGGTTGCGCTGGAGCGCGGCGGCGAGCTGATCAATGGCGCCGCGCAGGTCGCGGTAATGCATGCGCAGCAGCTCCGCGAGGATGATGCGGGCCTCGAGCGCCTCGGGAGACTCGGGGCACTGCTGGACGAGCTCCTTGTAGACGCTGACGGCCTCCTTCACCTTGCGCTGCTCCAGCCAGTACACGTCGCCGGCGCCCTTGAGGGCGCGGGCGCGCAGCACCAGCGCGGGGGCGGACTCATCCCGCCGCAGCAAGTCAAAGGCCTTGCGGTACTCGACGAGCGCCTCGTCCGGGCGCTTCTCGAAGACGGCATCCCGGGCGCGCTGGAGATGGTCGGCAGGCGTCTCGCGGCACCCCACCCAGAAGCCCATCAGGGCGCACAGGAGGAGCAGCCGGCTCAATTGCACGCCTCCGGGATGACCTTGGTGCAGATGGTCTCCTCGCACTTGACGCACTCCTGCTGGGGAGAGACGTCGGTGACACACACCGAGACACGGGAGGAGCGCGGGCAATCCTCGGCGGTGGAGCACCGATAGTTGCCGCCATCCGCGCCCAGGGGTGTCTCCTGACGCGAGCCGCACACCTCGATGTCGTTGCATCCCGAGAGCGCTGTCGCCACCACGGCGGCGAGCGCCCCCTGCCAGAGGAGTCGCACAGGTCCCTTCTAGCCGGATTTGGGAGCCGCGTCACGGTTCGGACGGCCTGCCCGGCAGCCCCCCATCCGAGGGCGGGGGCTGGGGTGACGCGGCGTCCCTGGAACTCACGAAGACCGGGACCGCTTGGGGACCTCCACCCGGTCCAAGTCCTTCACGGCCACCACGTCCGCCACCCGGGTCTTCGCCTCGGCGACGAAGGCAGAGGTGTCCTCGTAGCGCTGCGAGAAGTGGGTGAGGACGAGCTGGCGGGCCTGAGCGTTCTGCGCCAGCTCGGCGGCCTGGAGCGCGGTCATGTGGAAGTGGTCGTGGGCCTCCTGACGCTCGGTGTCGAGGTAGGTCGACTCGCAGACGAGCAGGTCCACGCCCTGCGCGAGCACCGCGGCGTTCGGGCACGGCCGCGTGTCCATGACGAAGGCGAAGGCCTGACCCGGGCGCGTCTCCCCCACCTCCGCGAGGCGGACGATGCGGCCATTCACCATCATGGAGCCCTTGCGCTGGAGCTCACCGACGAGCGGACCCGAGAGGCCCAGCTCCTTGAGGCGGCCGGGGTTGAGCTGCACGCGGGAGCGCTCCTCGAGGCGGAAGCCGTAGGTGTCCACCGCGTGCTCCAGGCGCGCCGCGGAGAGCTTCCACGCCTGGGTCTCGGCGAGCACACCATCCTTGGAGATG
Protein-coding regions in this window:
- the hemL gene encoding glutamate-1-semialdehyde 2,1-aminomutase encodes the protein MNHSQSKALFTRAQERIPGGVNSPVRAFRGVGGDPVFFREAQGAWMTDVDGNRYVDLVGSWGPLILGHAYPPVVEAIIDAARRGTSYGAPSPGEVELAELICATVPSVEKVRLVSSGTEATVAAIRLARGFTGRDFILKFEGCFHGAGDPFLVKAGSGVETLGLPDSPGVPSALAKLTLTAPFNDLAAVERIFAEKGKEIACAIIEPVVGNMGVLIPKLNYLKDLQELCRKHGVLLVLDEVMTGFRLARGGAQELYGLKPDLSTFAKVAGGGMPLGAYGGRRDIMAKIAPEGPVYQSGTLSGNPVAVAAGLACLKALAAPGTYKRLEQISAMLEEGFVAEAKAAGVPVTLNRVGSMFTVFFTDSPVYDYASAKKADTARFSKFFHAMLHEGVYLPPSQFEAAFVSLAIGEPEVAHILGAAKKAFRTLG
- a CDS encoding serine/threonine-protein kinase PknK; the protein is MQLGDLIAGRFELKRRAGTGGMGEVFQALDAETGRLVAIKVLHDANDRDRFEQEARALSELYHPAIVRPVAYGATSGGAPYLAMEWLEGEDLASLLRRRRLGADEAIRLTCRIASALGEAHSRGLIHRDIKPANLFIERDDVSQARLLDFGIARFQGQARLTRTNAPLGTPGYMAPEQARGDPELTPAMDIFSLGCVLFEVLAGRPAFEGQHMMAILAKLIFMEAPPLEASRPDLAPELASLVARMLAKEPASRPQDGMALLVELTALEALLAPGMAQERTPVPVPPPGSLTEHEQRMVSVVMMGPGKPGGQDAEAWTLPPEVWRIAQEAGGNQERLADGSITVTFGGPGIVKDQVTLASRFALALRGHDPEVPIALATGRGATRKDSALGEALERAAQRIALHDAHGPGPFPVAIDSTTAALLDPRFEWREGTQGPELWGERDQPGTARTLLGKPTPYVGRDIELRMFEQAFDTCVEEPSAQVFLVTAPAGMGKSRLAREFINFIRGRAPEAAIWQGRADSSRAGSSLHLLGHALRGALGLHGSTSLEVQREKLRARFGGPQAPPDTLRLCEFLGELVGVPFLEPSSPQLAAARQDPQLMAEQLQRTFEEFLLAECATRPVVLIFDDLHWGDAASLRFVDQALQQARLRPVFVLGLARPEVHSRFPRLWSRHSPQEIRLRSLSARASQRLVRSVLGEALTEPELERLVARSEGNAFYLEELIRAVAEGQSALPDTVVGMVQSRLAALEPDARRVLRAASVYGEVFWRSATVALLGGMRTNQALDWLLLLVQREVLVRRPESRFPGEEEFSFRHALLREGAYALLTEEDRVLGHRLAGEWLEQHGEGDALALAEHFEKGKELERAAWLYVRAVDRAAEADDSEAILFCTERGLHCCNSHGEQRGALLSLKASVHVARAQYTEAIALSSEALDLLPAGSRRWYMTFHHLLPAVAFTQPAAFMDCARRFLDVPPNPEARVEYIRAGSWLFAMLEVTGAKDIAHSLYLRIQQESTHLDPNDSSAWAYVWGCNASHWHLAENAPWRCMQSNAEAVHRYERSELWRQRIIVGAHQGKALTDLGDSAGAEAVLRENLQVAERRGEAMPLTYARTYLARNQAIALPVDRLGEAEELARAAIAGENQSLLGPAHGALATIALRRGELEAAEAEARTACEWVKPFPTYSWDLVALRARILLSMGRVQEALSLSEETLRQFEHIGMTGQGEIDLRLAVAEAREAAGQSEAAREMLQLTLPRLRVRMEDIPSAEARARYLTQVRAHARLLELAREKLGREAVRAEGLEIAD
- a CDS encoding DUF6929 family protein — encoded protein: MIRTTQRRTLTLEAPEQPGRPAHVSAASGLVAVGPWLYVVADDALHLAVFPREGTAPGRSVRLFPGELPLEHRERKAAKPDLEALCLLAPFEGCPHGALLAMPSGSTAERQRGALLPLAADGTLAGGARLLDFTALYSQLARELGPLNVEGAAVSGARLRLLQRGNGDQGTDALVDLDHERIIRALVTGRDPGPETVRTVKRWELGRAGGVRLSFTDASPLPDGRIIFTAAAEDTRDTYADGQVTGSAVGVLAPDGAPLFLDGVDAKVKLEGVSARVEGGRVHLLLVADADDPAVPAPLLEAVLEGVPASLR
- a CDS encoding BMP family lipoprotein; translated protein: MRLVSRSLLLVLTLSSVIACKSQKEEPPAPAKAPAAAAAAPATEKLRIGLVLGLGGRGDQSFNDSALRGLELWAAGVKYEGNTYKEASPEELRASLAPELTRHEPPITPLGITPSILQSRVQEDYEPNLQLMVDQDPALIIGVGFMLENAVEVVAQRNPGKQFLLVDTPLFNAQNEPYTLPNVRTVTYRAEEGCYLAGAMAGLATKGNKIGFVGGMQIPLVKQYEAGFRAGVAATNPQATVVSNYTGSFTNFALGKQVGQDLVAKGMDVIFAAAGVDGLGAIQAVKEAREAGKSLFVIGVDSDQFHLAPQAMLTTVLKRVDLTVYESVRDRVQGRFQGGARTLGLKEGGIALAPVRLDFPGKEEALRRIEELKAKLIAGEIRIPADPSELPPAGKPAP
- a CDS encoding tetratricopeptide repeat protein, coding for MGFWVGCRETPADHLQRARDAVFEKRPDEALVEYRKAFDLLRRDESAPALVLRARALKGAGDVYWLEQRKVKEAVSVYKELVQQCPESPEALEARIILAELLRMHYRDLRGAIDQLAAALQRNPPQGAELQYQVAKLYFELGDYAQCELEARKLGERFATSAFVDDAVFLQAQAVHMMEGRRQEASRIYADLRSRFPDSELAPHALVEMGKIRAEAGENEKAIELWVEALKTHPDPNLVQDYISRARRRITETTPEAVGQKAVAFDHGKAPARPPRNSVEAVGGSADEAARDHGD
- a CDS encoding ribonuclease Z, whose amino-acid sequence is MSNRELIVLGSASQVPTRHRNHNAYFLRWDDEGILFDPGEGTQRQMTLAGLSATQVTRICITHFHGDHALGLPGIIQRLSLDRATHSVEIYYPASGQAFFERLRHATIFMDKATIVPRPISKDGVLAETQAWKLSAARLEHAVDTYGFRLEERSRVQLNPGRLKELGLSGPLVGELQRKGSMMVNGRIVRLAEVGETRPGQAFAFVMDTRPCPNAAVLAQGVDLLVCESTYLDTERQEAHDHFHMTALQAAELAQNAQARQLVLTHFSQRYEDTSAFVAEAKTRVADVVAVKDLDRVEVPKRSRSS